A part of Myxococcus landrumus genomic DNA contains:
- a CDS encoding Mov34/MPN/PAD-1 family protein codes for MSKQEVCLLIGRDETVLWCDASDSPVLLPDSRARWEAIWRWRNELVEVTHSHPEGPLGFSAEDETTMAALAQALGRAPRFSVVAPEGMVARVEGQDVSVPEEPWWTEPLREASGMRPGRL; via the coding sequence ATGTCGAAGCAAGAGGTGTGTCTGCTCATCGGCCGGGACGAGACGGTGCTGTGGTGCGATGCCTCCGACAGCCCCGTCCTGCTCCCGGACTCGCGCGCCCGCTGGGAGGCCATCTGGCGTTGGCGGAACGAGCTGGTCGAGGTGACACACAGCCACCCCGAGGGCCCGCTGGGCTTCTCCGCCGAGGATGAGACCACGATGGCCGCGTTGGCCCAGGCGCTCGGACGCGCGCCGCGTTTCTCCGTCGTGGCACCGGAGGGGATGGTGGCTCGCGTCGAGGGTCAAGACGTGTCCGTCCCCGAGGAGCCGTGGTGGACGGAGCCCCTGCGCGAGGCCTCCGGGATGCGGCCTGGGCGCCTGTGA
- a CDS encoding DUF2267 domain-containing protein, which yields MADKREQEGRDASRDVTRELPIEVRRARRSAAHASQTYAAFLKHLCERGGMSPAVAERAAVSVLCAVEQRISRGETRDLEAQLPRKLSELLHRCERHEAAMPGDFGREALLEHVGSDLSLHPDAVAPVVRAVLNAVRDQITEGESEDVMDQLPEDLRELWRRPS from the coding sequence ATGGCGGACAAGCGGGAGCAGGAGGGCCGGGACGCTTCACGAGACGTCACGCGCGAGCTGCCCATTGAGGTCCGTCGCGCGCGGAGGAGTGCCGCGCATGCGAGCCAGACCTATGCGGCCTTCCTCAAGCACCTGTGCGAGCGGGGAGGCATGTCGCCCGCGGTCGCCGAGCGGGCCGCGGTGTCCGTGCTCTGCGCTGTCGAGCAGCGAATCTCCCGTGGAGAGACGAGGGATTTGGAGGCTCAGCTACCTCGCAAGCTGTCGGAGTTGCTGCACCGCTGTGAGCGCCACGAGGCGGCGATGCCTGGCGATTTCGGGCGTGAGGCCCTGCTCGAGCACGTGGGCTCGGACCTGTCGCTCCACCCGGACGCCGTGGCGCCCGTCGTGCGGGCGGTGCTCAACGCCGTGCGAGACCAGATTACAGAGGGAGAATCCGAGGACGTCATGGACCAGCTCCCCGAGGACTTGAGGGAGCTGTGGCGACGCCCGAGCTGA
- the nfi gene encoding deoxyribonuclease V (cleaves DNA at apurinic or apyrimidinic sites) gives MELQVGWHRWDVTPKEAVEIQRELRSRVVLHPPPGLRVERIAGADVSTEKGRDTGYGGIVVLDVASLTPVAQAGSAVPLRFPYVPGLLSFRELPVVAEAWARLEVRPDVLIFDGHGIAHPRRLGIACHGGLLLGVPSIGCAKSLLVGKHGRLGEARGSTAPIIHKDEVVGMAVRTRKSVQPVYVSPGHLMDLPTAVEWVLRASPKYREPETTRHAHRMVNALRRADGEAAELG, from the coding sequence ATGGAGCTTCAGGTGGGATGGCATCGTTGGGACGTCACGCCGAAGGAAGCGGTGGAGATTCAGCGCGAGCTGCGGTCGCGCGTGGTGCTCCATCCACCCCCGGGCCTGAGGGTGGAGCGCATCGCGGGCGCGGACGTGTCCACCGAGAAGGGACGCGACACCGGCTATGGCGGCATCGTGGTGTTGGACGTGGCCTCGCTGACTCCTGTCGCTCAAGCGGGCTCCGCGGTGCCCCTGCGGTTTCCGTATGTGCCAGGGCTGTTGTCCTTCCGCGAGCTGCCGGTGGTGGCGGAGGCCTGGGCGCGGCTCGAGGTGCGGCCGGATGTGCTCATCTTCGATGGGCACGGCATCGCACATCCGCGGCGGCTTGGCATCGCGTGTCATGGCGGCTTGTTGTTGGGGGTTCCGTCCATCGGCTGCGCCAAGTCCCTGCTCGTGGGGAAGCACGGCCGGTTGGGAGAGGCGCGAGGCTCCACGGCTCCCATCATCCACAAGGACGAGGTCGTGGGGATGGCGGTCCGCACGCGCAAGTCGGTGCAGCCCGTCTATGTGTCACCGGGCCATCTGATGGACCTGCCCACGGCGGTGGAGTGGGTGCTGCGAGCGAGCCCGAAGTACCGGGAGCCGGAGACGACACGTCACGCGCATCGGATGGTGAATGCCTTGCGGCGCGCGGACGGCGAGGCGGCGGAGCTGGGGTGA